TAGTCCGGTTAAGATTCCTTATGAAAGTTTTATTAAAATAGATAGAAAATCAGAGACTTCTATCTATTTACAAATAGCTAATCAATTGGTGAATGCGATTCAAAGAGGTTTTTTGCCTTTTGGTACAAAACTTCCCGGAACCAGAGCTTTTAGTGAAATACTGGATGTGCATCGAAATACGGCCGTGGCAGTATATGATGAACTGTCTGCACAAGGCTGGGTGGAAAGTTTTCCTAACAAAGGAACTTTTGTCATCGGGAAAGACCAGGAAAAACCCGTAAAAGTAAAAGATTTTGAGGATAATAGTCTTCAGAACTATCCTCAATTGACAGGCTTTACTTTTAAGACTTCCAATATTCTGGATAACCCTTTTGAACATTCGGATTGTGAATATGTTTTTAATGATGGGGTTCCGGATATCAGACTTACCCAAATCGGGCAACATTCACGATATTATAGTTCTATTCTTAAGAGAAAGTCTAGCCAAAAAGGACTTGGACATTATAATCATGACGGAAGTGAATTTTTTAAAGAACATTTGTCAAGGTATCTCAACTTATCCCGTGGATTACCCATTTCTAAGAACAACCTTCTGATTACCCGAAGTACGGAAATGAGTATTTATATTGTTTCCGAAATTCTTTTGTCTCCAGGTGATACCGTACTGGTTGGAGATCTGAGTTATTTCTCAGTGAATATGATTTTCCAGAAAGCAGGAGTAAATATTGTCACACTTCCGATTGATGAAGATGGAATTATCGTAGAAAGTGTAAGGGAAGCTTGTCATAAGAAGAAAATA
This Chryseobacterium sp. G0162 DNA region includes the following protein-coding sequences:
- a CDS encoding PLP-dependent aminotransferase family protein — encoded protein: MDSPVKIPYESFIKIDRKSETSIYLQIANQLVNAIQRGFLPFGTKLPGTRAFSEILDVHRNTAVAVYDELSAQGWVESFPNKGTFVIGKDQEKPVKVKDFEDNSLQNYPQLTGFTFKTSNILDNPFEHSDCEYVFNDGVPDIRLTQIGQHSRYYSSILKRKSSQKGLGHYNHDGSEFFKEHLSRYLNLSRGLPISKNNLLITRSTEMSIYIVSEILLSPGDTVLVGDLSYFSVNMIFQKAGVNIVTLPIDEDGIIVESVREACHKKKIRMLYLTPHHHYPTTVALSAQRRLELLDLANEYGFVILEDDYDYEFHYDKSPILPLASADTNGMVIYIGSFGKSLAPGFRTGFIVAPENLMVEMRKHLGIIDRQGDILMERTLGEMIEEGEINRYLKKSLKVYQERRDYFSVLLQENLGDVIAFEKPSGGLAIWMEWNIPINLMQLSRKCAQDNLFIPKTLLYQNKNLTAMRLGFGDLSFEEMDKSIEILSQNILHFR